From a single Fulvivirga ulvae genomic region:
- a CDS encoding YicC/YloC family endoribonuclease, with protein sequence MLKSMTGYGSSHLSTDEVTINIEVKTLNSKYLDLNFRLPRAFSEKEIELRNLVSDKLQRGKVSLSIDYVNEKETELKQRYNEDLFVQYYSKLKRLADRVIASDQDLFKLALSAPDVMITDQNEEVDEQEWLSLRALVEQALDSCDVFRKKEGAELQQKFSGYINSISKSLEEVKVLDPKRVEKIRERIKGNLTKFVDEEGLDKNRLEQEIIYYIEKLDITEEKVRLASHLNHFNEVLSDKNSLGKKLGFISQEIGREINTIGSKANDADIQKHVVSMKEELEKIKEQLLNVL encoded by the coding sequence ATGCTAAAATCCATGACAGGCTATGGTTCATCCCATCTTTCAACTGATGAGGTAACCATTAACATCGAAGTAAAAACACTTAATTCTAAATATCTTGACCTTAACTTTCGGTTACCCAGGGCTTTTTCTGAAAAAGAGATTGAGTTAAGAAATCTGGTTTCAGATAAATTGCAACGGGGTAAAGTTTCGTTAAGCATTGATTATGTCAATGAAAAAGAAACAGAGCTTAAACAGCGATATAATGAAGACCTGTTTGTGCAATATTACAGCAAGCTAAAGAGACTTGCAGATAGAGTAATAGCTTCTGACCAGGACTTGTTTAAGCTGGCCCTAAGTGCACCTGATGTAATGATCACAGATCAAAATGAAGAGGTCGACGAACAGGAGTGGTTAAGCTTGAGAGCCCTGGTAGAACAGGCACTTGATAGCTGTGACGTTTTCAGGAAAAAAGAAGGAGCCGAACTTCAGCAAAAATTCTCAGGCTACATCAACTCAATAAGCAAAAGTCTGGAAGAAGTTAAAGTGCTGGATCCTAAACGAGTAGAGAAAATCAGAGAGCGGATTAAAGGGAACCTTACAAAATTTGTAGATGAAGAAGGCCTCGATAAAAACCGGCTTGAGCAGGAAATCATCTATTATATCGAAAAGCTTGATATAACGGAAGAGAAAGTGAGGCTGGCCAGCCACCTGAATCATTTCAATGAGGTGCTTTCTGATAAAAACTCATTAGGCAAGAAACTGGGCTTTATATCCCAGGAAATAGGAAGAGAAATCAATACCATTGGTTCAAAAGCTAATGATGCTGATATTCAGAAACATGTAGTATCTATGAAGGAAGAACTAGAGAAGATTAAAGAACAGCTTCTGAATGTACTTTAA
- a CDS encoding T9SS type A sorting domain-containing protein: MKFLCIFLLTFYIPASIYAQFVYTLDQSVSVKEGDEILNLPWTGGLNSMQYSTMDLDGDGNEDLVVFERSAHKIYPFLNVDKTYSYAPEYAFYFPEEVKNWMLLRDFNCDGKKDIFTSHTFGIRIFINETSQSGTLAWSPYVTGKDNTGNEQYFLKTRGFTSNINMQMNSSDIPAIIDLDGDSDLDILMFRASGSSTVEYHKNLSIERDGNCDSLQFERITQVWGGLQECQCGEFAFNGSDCANSGGREEHQGGKSILLFDNDNDQDYDMLISEETCANLFYMENEGTNESPSFNSANSSFPNGSNPASMLFFPVAYYEDVDFDGVRDMLVSPNVASNVSNSVNFQSSSWLYSNGGSDSNPQFDLLRRNFLQHQTIDLGENASPAFGDYDGDGDLDMILASYTNQSAPGFNSTLFLYENTGSANEPAFELKSEDYLLFSLYNIFNLKPKLRDINGDNRVDLVFSGTELYNFSTNIYYLLNQGDDKFNFEEEAHILFPNIGFDENFEVYDISRDGLVDILVGKSTGKLEYYKNSGERNAPQFNQEDDTFYGFDFSTSRLDLCVAVADLNSDGNPDMVAGDKRGSLTIYDNFLEHIDQPEEGVTEIVWSPHEKPSVFNLGGKLYPAVANLFNEDKPSLIIGTGQGGLHILRNSDALAGYTNRFDLDIFPNPVIRTNTQSINVSSKISGTATVISILGQQVANSFHLPANTVKSIPVTGLHPGIYIVILTVGDGDYIHQRFVVIN, from the coding sequence ATGAAATTTCTTTGCATTTTTTTGCTCACCTTTTACATACCTGCATCTATCTATGCCCAATTTGTTTATACATTAGATCAATCGGTATCTGTAAAGGAAGGTGATGAAATATTAAATCTGCCCTGGACAGGTGGACTTAACAGTATGCAATACAGCACAATGGATCTGGACGGAGACGGAAATGAGGATTTGGTAGTATTTGAGAGAAGTGCCCATAAAATATACCCCTTTCTTAATGTGGACAAAACCTACTCCTATGCGCCCGAGTACGCTTTCTATTTCCCTGAAGAAGTGAAAAACTGGATGCTGTTGAGGGATTTCAATTGCGATGGCAAAAAAGACATTTTTACCAGTCATACATTTGGTATTCGGATATTCATTAATGAAACCTCGCAAAGCGGGACACTTGCCTGGAGCCCTTATGTTACAGGGAAAGATAATACAGGAAATGAACAGTATTTTTTAAAGACTAGGGGTTTTACCTCAAACATTAATATGCAGATGAACTCTTCTGACATACCTGCAATTATTGATCTGGATGGAGACTCGGATCTTGATATTTTGATGTTTAGGGCAAGTGGCTCTTCAACTGTTGAATATCACAAGAATCTAAGTATTGAAAGAGACGGAAACTGCGACTCCCTTCAATTTGAGCGCATAACCCAGGTCTGGGGTGGCTTACAGGAGTGTCAATGTGGAGAATTTGCCTTTAATGGAAGTGATTGTGCCAATTCGGGTGGCAGGGAAGAGCATCAGGGAGGTAAGTCGATATTATTATTTGACAATGATAATGACCAAGATTATGATATGCTAATATCGGAAGAGACTTGTGCCAATCTCTTTTATATGGAAAATGAAGGAACAAATGAATCGCCTTCTTTTAATTCCGCAAATTCCAGTTTTCCAAATGGCAGTAACCCCGCATCAATGTTATTTTTTCCGGTGGCCTATTACGAGGATGTTGACTTTGATGGGGTTAGAGATATGCTGGTATCTCCGAATGTTGCCAGCAATGTTTCTAATTCTGTAAATTTCCAGTCTTCCAGTTGGCTCTATAGCAATGGGGGCTCCGATAGCAATCCTCAATTTGACCTGCTGAGACGCAATTTTCTCCAACACCAAACCATTGATCTTGGAGAAAATGCATCGCCCGCATTCGGAGACTATGATGGGGACGGAGATCTTGATATGATCCTTGCAAGCTATACCAATCAGAGTGCGCCGGGTTTTAATTCCACCTTGTTTCTTTACGAAAATACCGGGTCCGCCAATGAGCCCGCATTCGAATTGAAAAGTGAAGATTACCTGCTTTTTTCGCTGTACAATATATTTAATTTAAAACCAAAACTTCGTGATATCAACGGAGACAATCGGGTTGATCTTGTGTTTAGCGGCACGGAGCTTTATAACTTCTCCACAAATATTTATTACCTTCTTAACCAGGGAGATGATAAATTTAACTTTGAAGAAGAGGCGCACATTTTATTCCCTAATATAGGATTTGATGAAAATTTTGAAGTATATGATATCAGCAGGGATGGTTTGGTAGATATCCTTGTGGGAAAGAGCACCGGCAAATTAGAATATTACAAAAATTCAGGAGAAAGGAATGCACCTCAATTTAATCAGGAAGACGACACGTTTTACGGCTTTGATTTCAGCACTTCCAGACTGGATCTATGCGTTGCCGTAGCGGATCTTAATAGTGATGGTAATCCGGATATGGTTGCAGGGGATAAACGTGGTAGCCTTACTATTTACGATAACTTTCTGGAGCATATTGATCAGCCGGAGGAAGGCGTAACAGAAATTGTGTGGTCACCCCATGAGAAACCATCCGTATTTAACCTAGGAGGTAAATTGTATCCCGCTGTGGCTAACCTTTTTAACGAGGACAAACCAAGCCTGATCATAGGTACCGGACAAGGTGGATTACACATTTTGAGGAACTCAGATGCTCTGGCGGGATATACTAACCGTTTTGACCTGGATATATTTCCAAATCCTGTAATTCGAACCAATACACAATCTATCAACGTTAGTTCTAAAATTTCAGGTACAGCTACTGTTATTTCAATACTGGGGCAGCAAGTGGCTAACAGCTTTCATCTGCCCGCAAATACTGTAAAATCTATTCCGGTTACGGGGCTTCATCCAGGAATATACATTGTTATTTTGACGGTTGGTGATGGCGATTACATCCATCAAAGGTTCGTAGTTATTAACTAA
- a CDS encoding UDP-N-acetylmuramoyl-tripeptide--D-alanyl-D-alanine ligase, protein MIETIYNHFLATRKVSTDTRKIEDGSIFFALKGPNFNANEFAEEALEKGASMVVIDEEKYKNDERIILVENVLETLQNLARHHRDRLNIPVIGLTGSNGKTTTKELINAVISKSYRVLATKGNLNNHIGVPLTLLSITEQHEVAIIEMGANHIGEIQQLCSIAKPTHGLITNIGKAHLEGFGGYEGVIRAKSELYHYLIKTSGVVWINSKNDVLSNMAKRFLNPLFYPQKGDYYHCEFIDASPFVELKAENREIIKTNIIGKYNFENIAAALCIGKYFNVPEKEANQSITEYVPQNNRSQIVKKGNNTIILDAYNANPSSMASALENLAQMKAEHKVAILGDMKELGPESIAEHEKLGADLSGKHLSDVYLCGDLIQSAQKHVPHAKYFKNKADLIEALKTHRFDQHVILIKASRSLGLEEVVEFIQ, encoded by the coding sequence ATGATCGAAACCATTTATAACCACTTTTTAGCAACCAGAAAGGTAAGCACTGATACCCGAAAAATTGAAGACGGATCTATTTTCTTTGCATTGAAAGGGCCTAATTTCAATGCTAATGAGTTCGCTGAAGAAGCATTGGAAAAAGGTGCCTCGATGGTTGTAATTGACGAGGAAAAATACAAAAACGATGAACGGATCATATTAGTTGAAAATGTACTTGAAACACTTCAAAATTTAGCCCGCCACCATAGAGACCGGCTAAATATCCCTGTTATTGGCCTGACCGGATCAAACGGGAAAACCACTACAAAAGAGTTGATCAATGCCGTTATAAGCAAATCATATCGTGTATTAGCCACAAAAGGCAACCTTAATAATCACATAGGTGTCCCGCTCACATTGCTTTCGATCACTGAACAGCATGAGGTTGCTATCATTGAAATGGGGGCAAATCATATTGGGGAAATACAGCAACTATGTAGTATTGCCAAACCAACACATGGCCTTATTACCAACATTGGCAAAGCCCATCTTGAAGGGTTTGGAGGTTATGAAGGTGTAATCCGTGCAAAAAGCGAATTATATCATTATCTGATTAAAACTTCGGGGGTGGTTTGGATCAATTCAAAAAACGACGTGTTGAGCAATATGGCCAAACGCTTCCTCAATCCATTATTCTATCCTCAAAAGGGTGATTATTATCACTGTGAATTTATAGATGCTTCACCTTTTGTAGAGCTTAAAGCTGAAAACCGGGAAATCATAAAAACCAATATTATTGGGAAGTACAACTTCGAGAATATTGCAGCTGCTCTCTGTATAGGAAAATATTTTAATGTCCCTGAAAAAGAAGCAAATCAGTCCATAACAGAATATGTGCCACAGAATAACAGGTCACAAATTGTTAAGAAAGGAAATAATACAATTATCCTTGATGCCTATAATGCCAATCCCAGCTCCATGGCTTCCGCCCTCGAAAACCTGGCTCAGATGAAGGCTGAACATAAAGTAGCTATACTCGGAGATATGAAAGAATTAGGTCCTGAAAGCATTGCCGAACACGAAAAGCTAGGTGCCGATCTTTCAGGCAAACATCTTTCCGATGTTTATCTCTGTGGGGATCTTATCCAATCAGCCCAAAAACATGTGCCTCACGCTAAATATTTTAAAAATAAAGCTGACCTGATAGAGGCCCTAAAAACTCACCGCTTCGATCAGCATGTCATTTTAATTAAAGCTTCCAGAAGCCTTGGTTTAGAAGAGGTAGTTGAATTTATTCAATAG
- a CDS encoding translocation protein TolB: MKSIKNFLLTIIAISILSHVSMGQSAMEKFGRNRVQYEQFDWRYLSSDNFDVYFYKGGDKIAKEVTEYLEEEFERVTDIIGYPPYSKTKLFLYNSISDLQQSNIGINDHAVSAGGETQFVKSHIEIANPGNIDALKEELLYKVSSLMVNEMMFGGSLKDMFQSSVLLNLPEWFINGASLYVSKGWSIEMDDYARELVNTRHPRKFGKLTGNEAALAGQSLWNFIAEKYGKSNISNILNYTRIIRNEEKSIAITLGVSFDQVMYEWQNFYTDIDRQVNENYVEPKKENRIIKKNRKDIVYSYVKLNPDGTRLSYTYNYKGRYHVYIRDLATGREKDVLSAGDKVINQEIDHNIPLIDWVDENTLGIVFVKKGQLYFTLYDAVTNSKLPRRLDKFEQVRSMDFSDNGRLMIISGVVDGKNDLYLLSTRRDRVKRLTDDVYDDLDPSFVPNSNTVVFSSNRVSDTLNTRTKDFETVGDNFNLFFYNLDTTENVLHRVTNTISRDVKPLALSSSRLFYLSDQKGITNLFSYNLSTGIYTQVTNFSSSIENYDIDFGSSKLAFVMDSHGKDYIYYYPEFNYDQQIFTPLTTRQQVLQAKAFRLKRNQEKKEALTVKEIVEQRLAEAREEKEEQKQDTVITEAGFIDTDNYQFDVEEQKEQEEVINTDNYTFDTDILKEEQKDSFLAQYRKLRKGNKISGPFPYDTRFSTDHLVTSLVIDPLRGFGILMETEMNDMLENHKFSGGIMATVDLRSGDIFAEYQYLKNRVDYSVRYDREVIFRDSEMLHKYSKNAFELGAAYPFNPKTRIALKPFYAVTRFENLEPTLVGSTPTPMFSPSSSEQYGGATVELVFDNSIINGMNLIEGSRAKVRLKHYEGLTDQNKSFTNLSADFRHYQKIYKEIVLAGRLYYGSFFGKSPKQYLLGGMDNWMFFDENTEGTNNPLKPNAEKDNSDLLFIEYATNLRGFDYGALYGRNTLLFNAELRVPLIRALSSGPITSNFFRNLQFIGFFDIGSAWTGKSPFREDNSISTKVIPEDPAAREKSNFIIELKNYRSPWIYSYGAGFRTIILGYYIKLDVAWPVDNYDIGSPRAHLTLGYDF; this comes from the coding sequence ATGAAAAGTATTAAGAATTTTCTACTCACAATAATTGCTATCTCCATACTTTCTCATGTATCCATGGGCCAAAGTGCTATGGAAAAATTTGGGAGAAACCGCGTTCAATACGAACAATTTGACTGGCGGTACCTGAGCTCTGATAATTTTGATGTTTACTTCTACAAAGGTGGAGACAAAATAGCCAAAGAGGTAACAGAATACCTGGAAGAGGAGTTTGAGCGTGTTACTGATATTATTGGATACCCTCCCTACTCAAAAACCAAATTGTTTTTATATAATTCTATCTCCGACCTGCAGCAAAGCAATATTGGCATAAACGACCACGCAGTAAGTGCCGGAGGCGAGACCCAGTTTGTAAAGTCACACATAGAAATAGCTAATCCGGGTAATATTGATGCATTGAAGGAGGAATTGCTATACAAAGTATCTTCTTTAATGGTCAATGAGATGATGTTTGGAGGCAGCCTGAAGGATATGTTTCAGAGCTCTGTATTGCTGAACCTGCCCGAATGGTTTATCAATGGTGCGTCATTATACGTATCAAAAGGCTGGAGCATTGAAATGGATGACTACGCCAGAGAACTGGTAAACACCAGGCATCCCCGGAAGTTTGGTAAACTTACTGGAAATGAGGCTGCGTTGGCAGGACAATCTTTATGGAATTTCATTGCTGAAAAGTATGGCAAAAGCAACATTTCAAATATCCTCAACTATACCCGGATAATTCGCAATGAAGAGAAAAGCATAGCAATAACCTTAGGTGTAAGCTTTGACCAGGTAATGTATGAATGGCAGAATTTTTATACTGACATTGACAGGCAGGTAAATGAAAATTACGTTGAGCCTAAAAAAGAGAACCGGATCATTAAAAAAAATAGAAAAGACATTGTTTACTCTTATGTAAAACTCAATCCGGATGGTACTCGCCTTTCCTATACCTATAATTATAAGGGAAGATACCATGTTTATATCAGGGACCTGGCAACAGGTCGTGAAAAGGACGTACTTTCAGCCGGAGATAAGGTTATCAATCAGGAAATAGATCATAACATACCCCTGATAGACTGGGTTGATGAGAATACGCTGGGGATAGTATTTGTGAAAAAAGGACAACTTTATTTCACTTTGTATGATGCAGTTACTAACAGTAAGCTTCCCCGTCGGCTTGACAAGTTCGAGCAGGTCAGAAGCATGGATTTCTCAGATAATGGACGTCTGATGATCATTAGTGGGGTTGTGGATGGGAAGAATGATCTGTACCTGTTGAGCACTCGCCGTGACAGGGTCAAAAGGCTGACTGATGATGTCTATGATGATCTTGACCCTTCTTTTGTCCCAAATTCGAATACAGTAGTTTTCAGCTCTAACAGGGTATCAGATACATTAAACACCAGAACCAAAGATTTTGAGACAGTAGGGGATAACTTCAATCTTTTCTTTTATAACCTTGATACTACGGAAAATGTACTTCACAGAGTGACCAATACAATAAGTCGAGATGTGAAACCCCTGGCTTTGAGTTCATCGCGGTTATTTTATCTCAGTGATCAAAAAGGTATTACCAATCTTTTTTCATATAACCTGTCGACCGGAATTTATACCCAGGTGACTAATTTTTCTTCAAGTATAGAAAACTATGATATTGATTTCGGAAGTTCAAAACTTGCCTTTGTAATGGATAGTCATGGCAAGGATTACATATATTACTATCCCGAATTCAATTATGATCAACAGATATTCACACCATTAACTACCCGGCAGCAGGTCTTACAAGCAAAAGCGTTCAGGCTAAAGAGAAACCAGGAAAAGAAGGAGGCACTTACGGTCAAGGAAATTGTAGAACAGAGATTGGCCGAGGCCCGTGAAGAGAAAGAAGAACAGAAGCAGGATACAGTTATAACAGAAGCAGGATTCATAGATACAGATAATTATCAGTTTGACGTTGAGGAGCAAAAAGAGCAGGAAGAAGTCATCAATACGGATAATTACACTTTCGATACAGATATCTTGAAAGAGGAACAGAAAGATTCGTTCCTTGCCCAATATAGAAAGCTGCGAAAGGGAAATAAAATTAGTGGTCCTTTTCCTTATGATACCCGGTTCAGCACAGATCATTTAGTGACTTCGCTGGTTATTGATCCTTTGAGGGGGTTTGGCATACTGATGGAAACAGAGATGAATGACATGCTTGAAAATCATAAGTTTTCCGGAGGAATAATGGCTACGGTAGATTTGCGTAGCGGAGATATTTTTGCCGAATATCAATATTTAAAGAATCGTGTCGACTATAGTGTCAGGTATGACAGGGAAGTGATCTTCAGAGATTCCGAGATGCTGCATAAATATAGTAAGAATGCTTTTGAGCTTGGTGCTGCCTATCCTTTTAATCCTAAAACACGCATAGCGCTGAAACCCTTTTATGCAGTCACAAGATTCGAAAACCTCGAACCCACATTGGTTGGCAGTACTCCTACACCGATGTTTAGTCCCTCATCTTCAGAGCAGTATGGGGGTGCCACCGTTGAGTTGGTTTTTGACAACTCCATCATCAACGGCATGAATCTGATAGAAGGCAGTCGTGCTAAAGTAAGACTGAAGCATTATGAGGGGTTGACTGATCAGAATAAGAGCTTTACCAATCTTTCGGCCGACTTTAGGCACTATCAGAAGATATATAAAGAAATTGTACTCGCAGGCAGGTTGTATTATGGATCTTTCTTTGGCAAATCACCTAAACAATATTTATTAGGGGGCATGGATAATTGGATGTTTTTTGATGAGAACACCGAAGGTACTAACAATCCGTTGAAACCGAATGCTGAAAAAGATAACAGCGATCTCCTGTTTATTGAGTATGCTACCAATTTGAGGGGTTTTGATTATGGAGCCTTGTATGGAAGGAATACCTTGCTCTTCAATGCAGAACTACGGGTTCCGCTGATCAGAGCATTGAGTAGTGGACCTATTACCTCTAATTTTTTTAGAAACCTGCAGTTTATTGGGTTTTTTGACATTGGCTCGGCCTGGACAGGAAAATCTCCATTTAGAGAAGACAATTCTATCAGTACAAAAGTTATCCCGGAAGACCCTGCAGCACGTGAAAAAAGTAATTTTATCATTGAGTTGAAAAACTACAGAAGCCCCTGGATCTACAGCTATGGAGCGGGCTTTAGAACAATAATTTTAGGCTACTATATTAAACTGGATGTTGCCTGGCCTGTTGATAACTATGACATTGGCAGTCCACGAGCCCACCTGACATTAGGATACGACTTCTAA